One window of the bacterium genome contains the following:
- a CDS encoding glycoside hydrolase family 2 TIM barrel-domain containing protein, with amino-acid sequence MSWLKQSICLMLDFRRSQSQRVLAFFLPVLLWVVPILLTVVLVLFSVLPLFLFMPPDSVAKTAQSAIQAGTSPARQSEMSLAQTGTSLAQEGNVSHFRLLTKKAAPHLPQGLPASPLPRGAREKNAAPDSISTFKLITVAQAGGTSPAQAERGPLTRPGMVLNQDWEVAEAPDLDYAAYCSQWQTLAWKRIGRLPLIQHYREPNHCAWYRKKFSLDNRLLSAEGKGKSLRLTFTDVRHLARIYLNGRLAGEHFGGYLPFSLECGHLLQTGENELVVGVQDWTSAISAEAIGAGKYQGQGQGYGSSSGNINPLREAQGIPAGDYAVPSYPGFPEPGTIIAPIGSSHRRAGICGQVYLEAIPDIRIGEVIIEPKLDQHKIRVKVGIEANLTGGGQRAAKPDGKADEKGENNHHPHPASLLKGEESNGGSLLKGNVINLEQRFSSSPRPSPLKRDSECSHTRWGISERKPLTVTFWLREVGLLNEAGAGKHRTPQYRKIGQATVEQFEQNLQGEQYVQAAEGQTWLIFEAELENAQLWDLDHPFLYQMKVTLQEGTGQGKSLDEGKSPNQGKGVAENVIDEMEVRYGLRDWRTEGPYFILNGDRINLKAASIIYDNSLTEDELRRRIHHLKEAHINHLRFHSEPPPPFILDVCDEEGMLVTVESAIYGSYVGRYDTSFTSEFWQHAREHWQGLVRRDRNHPCVIIWCIENESVEYDAGRGGEVRFMELGMEVRRLDPQRPIMYEGGMDCFGLGDIINLHYPHEFPFWNCLPNDAWWLEQAKGGGSRKGKKKAAPAAGGEAVDRSAVAGDEPMDRSSVIGEDTVGGNAIAGDGSAVWNARAYDVCLQEEWPKRDWEGKGIYLDSLWRWQPEYRFCWKKDKPLYLGEELYLPTTTPDPYTILIGDDAYTSKDWRADKDQGQGQMESQQRHQEQQQWQRQEERKGAVWRYYLEAYRQAGVSGVCPWVITGEERKDNPLYRACQESFQPVAVFIKEHNNRFWEDEEVTRTVTVCNDERRDRSKGFPLESLPLKYLSPVGDNRQAGDAFILEWQVVSSSPASDSGTDKSGIACIAQGRQTFLLPPGHRKATAMRFKIPKVTQPGLQRERWQLQVKVSKNGRIRDEKSWDIWGYRKDVGKIANTLCGTPIFLYDPDGTTAEVLTRAGVKYQRIEPDGSHFPLIERKVDNNHPPHPTSPATSEAGLLILGRNAFSCLEGKKTSIGVKPPWQEQIDRFVSRGGVLIAFEQEFLPAWLPGGITANALHHSTMAFPGRCGHPLLNEEMTAENLRFWGSDNFISRYDLNLPESGNYRSIVDSGGMGGLIYSPLLEITRQEGAMIFCQMLAIKKWEPEPMARVLLKNILSYAAEKARAKSSPYQVAAQEQERIETRSSRSGTSSSIRVGGIFGRGENIMVFDGQGANWEHFGQDRDEILAFVKAGGKVLLREIDEESIRWVQKVLPVDLKKIQPEEMPVGVRERDVAAPANWPGNFRAVYLALYNRDVYWVEPHSEFRYDRADFDRGIADYALEVQDATNDGDGDIGNRDFRVISWTRPNVLIELDYGQGFFLIDQVKWPAEWARGGFNEARAKRYASSVLHYLGVTMQEKKAPAEEILIQAENMSCRTPGQPLIRCRSHDYWTLCSNNYISDTVYFGAPGEYAFTVRAKCRRPDSPPVMVLTIDGLTAGMQVVPSLSWDSFRFAAWVEEGEHEVSLSLVNAENPYGEKYLYVDWLRIGNTP; translated from the coding sequence TTGAGCTGGTTGAAGCAGAGTATTTGCCTGATGCTTGATTTCCGGAGGAGCCAAAGCCAGAGGGTTTTGGCTTTTTTCTTGCCGGTTCTGCTCTGGGTGGTACCGATTCTGCTCACCGTGGTGTTAGTTCTCTTCTCCGTGCTGCCACTTTTTCTCTTCATGCCTCCTGATAGTGTGGCCAAGACGGCTCAGTCGGCGATCCAGGCAGGAACGTCCCCGGCCCGGCAGTCAGAAATGTCTCTGGCACAGACAGGAACGTCCTTGGCACAGGAGGGCAATGTAAGTCACTTTAGGCTACTTACCAAGAAAGCCGCCCCTCACCTGCCACAGGGTCTCCCTGCCAGCCCTCTCCCCAGAGGGGCGAGGGAGAAAAACGCTGCCCCGGACTCAATATCCACCTTTAAGTTAATAACAGTGGCACAGGCAGGAGGAACGTCCCCGGCCCAGGCAGAGAGGGGACCCCTGACCCGGCCGGGAATGGTCCTGAACCAGGATTGGGAAGTCGCCGAAGCACCTGATCTTGACTATGCTGCCTATTGCTCGCAATGGCAAACGCTTGCCTGGAAAAGGATCGGCCGCCTGCCGCTTATTCAGCATTACCGGGAACCAAACCACTGCGCCTGGTACCGAAAAAAATTCTCCCTGGATAACCGCCTCCTGTCAGCGGAAGGAAAGGGAAAGTCCCTCCGGCTGACCTTTACCGATGTTCGCCACCTGGCCAGGATTTACCTGAACGGCAGGCTGGCAGGTGAGCATTTTGGCGGATACCTCCCCTTTTCCCTGGAGTGCGGCCACCTGCTGCAGACAGGGGAAAACGAGCTGGTAGTCGGTGTGCAGGACTGGACATCGGCCATCAGCGCAGAGGCCATCGGGGCAGGGAAATACCAGGGGCAGGGGCAAGGCTATGGGTCTTCCTCCGGGAACATCAATCCCCTGCGGGAAGCCCAGGGCATCCCGGCGGGTGATTATGCGGTGCCAAGCTATCCGGGATTTCCCGAACCGGGAACGATCATTGCCCCGATCGGCAGCAGTCACCGCAGGGCTGGAATCTGCGGCCAGGTGTATCTGGAAGCCATCCCCGATATTCGTATCGGGGAAGTGATCATCGAGCCGAAGCTTGACCAGCACAAGATCAGGGTGAAGGTCGGGATCGAGGCCAACCTCACAGGCGGCGGGCAGAGGGCAGCAAAGCCTGACGGGAAGGCGGACGAGAAGGGTGAAAATAACCATCACCCCCACCCAGCCTCCCTCCTCAAGGGGGAGGAGAGTAATGGAGGCTCACTCCTCAAGGGCAATGTCATTAACTTAGAGCAGCGATTTTCCTCCTCGCCCCGGCCCTCTCCCCTCAAGAGGGATAGTGAATGCTCCCATACAAGATGGGGAATATCCGAAAGGAAGCCATTGACTGTGACCTTTTGGTTGCGGGAGGTGGGGCTGTTGAATGAAGCCGGGGCAGGAAAACACCGGACCCCACAATACCGGAAAATCGGCCAGGCCACCGTCGAGCAGTTTGAGCAGAATCTGCAGGGTGAGCAGTATGTACAGGCTGCCGAAGGACAGACCTGGCTCATCTTCGAGGCAGAGCTTGAAAATGCGCAGCTCTGGGACCTCGATCACCCATTCCTGTACCAGATGAAAGTTACTCTTCAGGAAGGCACCGGCCAGGGGAAGTCTCTGGATGAGGGGAAATCGCCGAATCAGGGGAAAGGCGTTGCTGAGAACGTCATTGATGAGATGGAGGTCCGGTACGGATTGCGGGACTGGCGAACCGAAGGGCCGTATTTTATTCTGAATGGAGACAGGATCAATCTTAAGGCGGCATCCATCATTTACGACAACAGCCTGACGGAAGATGAGCTGAGGCGAAGGATTCATCATCTGAAGGAGGCTCATATCAATCACCTTCGTTTCCATAGTGAACCGCCGCCACCCTTCATACTGGATGTGTGCGATGAAGAAGGAATGCTGGTAACTGTGGAGTCGGCCATCTATGGATCATACGTGGGCAGATACGATACCTCATTTACCAGCGAATTCTGGCAGCATGCCAGAGAGCATTGGCAGGGGCTGGTCAGAAGAGACAGAAATCACCCCTGTGTCATCATCTGGTGCATCGAGAACGAAAGCGTGGAATACGATGCAGGCCGCGGCGGAGAGGTCCGGTTCATGGAGCTTGGCATGGAGGTCAGGCGGCTTGATCCCCAGCGGCCAATCATGTATGAAGGGGGTATGGATTGCTTTGGCCTGGGTGATATCATTAACCTGCATTACCCCCACGAATTTCCCTTCTGGAACTGCCTGCCGAATGACGCATGGTGGCTGGAGCAGGCAAAGGGAGGGGGAAGCCGGAAAGGAAAGAAAAAGGCTGCCCCGGCTGCAGGTGGTGAGGCGGTGGACCGGAGCGCCGTGGCCGGTGATGAGCCAATGGACCGGAGCTCCGTTATTGGGGAAGATACAGTGGGCGGCAATGCCATTGCAGGCGACGGGTCAGCGGTCTGGAATGCCAGAGCATATGACGTCTGCCTGCAGGAAGAGTGGCCAAAGCGGGATTGGGAGGGTAAAGGGATATACCTTGACTCCCTGTGGCGATGGCAGCCGGAGTACAGGTTCTGCTGGAAAAAAGATAAGCCGCTCTATCTGGGAGAAGAGCTTTACCTGCCAACCACCACACCTGACCCGTATACCATTTTAATCGGTGATGATGCATATACGAGTAAGGACTGGAGAGCGGATAAAGATCAGGGGCAAGGACAGATGGAGTCGCAGCAACGACACCAAGAGCAGCAGCAATGGCAACGGCAGGAGGAGCGGAAAGGAGCTGTCTGGCGGTATTACCTCGAGGCCTACCGGCAGGCAGGTGTCTCAGGGGTCTGTCCCTGGGTGATAACCGGCGAAGAGAGAAAGGATAACCCCTTGTATCGTGCCTGTCAGGAGAGTTTTCAGCCGGTTGCGGTTTTTATCAAAGAGCATAATAACCGATTCTGGGAGGATGAGGAAGTCACCAGGACTGTTACTGTCTGCAATGATGAACGAAGAGACAGAAGCAAAGGTTTTCCTCTGGAGTCCCTGCCTCTGAAGTATCTTTCCCCAGTTGGGGATAACCGGCAGGCTGGAGATGCCTTCATCCTGGAGTGGCAGGTAGTATCATCATCGCCAGCTTCGGATAGCGGGACAGATAAGAGCGGTATAGCCTGCATAGCCCAGGGCAGGCAAACCTTTCTTCTTCCTCCCGGGCACAGGAAGGCAACAGCCATGAGGTTCAAAATCCCCAAAGTCACCCAGCCAGGGCTTCAGCGGGAAAGATGGCAATTGCAGGTCAAGGTGAGCAAGAATGGACGGATACGGGATGAAAAGTCATGGGACATATGGGGATACCGGAAAGATGTGGGAAAAATTGCCAATACCCTTTGTGGGACGCCCATTTTCCTGTACGATCCGGATGGCACGACAGCCGAAGTTTTGACCAGGGCCGGAGTCAAGTATCAAAGGATAGAACCCGATGGTTCCCATTTCCCCCTTATCGAGAGGAAAGTTGATAATAACCATCCCCCCCACCCAACATCCCCCGCCACATCTGAAGCTGGCCTGTTGATTCTGGGCAGAAATGCCTTCTCCTGTCTGGAAGGGAAAAAGACATCGATCGGCGTCAAGCCCCCCTGGCAGGAGCAGATTGACCGCTTCGTAAGCCGGGGAGGGGTACTGATCGCCTTTGAGCAGGAATTTCTCCCTGCCTGGCTGCCTGGCGGGATTACGGCAAACGCTCTGCACCATTCAACTATGGCTTTCCCCGGACGATGCGGCCATCCCCTTCTCAATGAAGAAATGACGGCTGAAAACCTGCGGTTTTGGGGCAGCGATAATTTTATCTCGCGCTATGATCTTAACCTGCCGGAGTCCGGGAATTATCGGAGCATTGTGGATAGCGGCGGCATGGGAGGACTGATTTATTCCCCCCTTCTGGAAATCACCCGGCAGGAAGGGGCCATGATTTTTTGCCAGATGCTGGCCATAAAGAAATGGGAGCCCGAACCGATGGCCAGGGTGCTGTTAAAAAACATCCTGTCGTATGCGGCGGAAAAAGCACGCGCAAAAAGTAGCCCGTACCAGGTTGCCGCTCAGGAGCAGGAGAGGATAGAGACTCGATCCTCCAGGAGCGGGACGTCCTCCTCGATCAGGGTGGGCGGGATATTCGGCAGGGGCGAAAATATCATGGTGTTTGACGGCCAGGGCGCAAACTGGGAGCACTTTGGCCAGGACCGGGATGAAATCCTGGCCTTTGTCAAAGCAGGAGGAAAGGTTCTCCTGCGCGAAATCGATGAAGAGAGTATCCGGTGGGTGCAGAAGGTTCTGCCGGTCGATTTGAAAAAGATACAGCCGGAGGAGATGCCGGTAGGGGTAAGAGAAAGGGATGTGGCCGCCCCTGCAAACTGGCCGGGCAATTTCCGCGCCGTGTACTTGGCCCTTTACAACAGGGACGTATACTGGGTCGAGCCGCACTCGGAATTCCGGTACGATCGGGCTGACTTTGACCGGGGAATTGCAGATTATGCACTTGAGGTTCAGGATGCAACTAACGATGGGGATGGGGATATCGGAAACAGGGATTTTCGGGTGATCTCCTGGACCAGACCAAACGTCCTGATCGAGCTGGACTATGGCCAGGGATTTTTTCTGATCGATCAGGTAAAATGGCCCGCAGAATGGGCGCGGGGAGGATTTAACGAAGCAAGGGCAAAAAGATACGCATCCTCGGTCCTGCACTATCTTGGCGTGACAATGCAGGAGAAAAAAGCCCCGGCAGAGGAAATCCTCATTCAGGCGGAGAACATGAGCTGCCGCACACCCGGCCAACCCCTCATCAGATGCCGCAGCCATGACTACTGGACCCTGTGCAGCAATAATTATATCAGCGATACCGTATATTTTGGGGCTCCCGGCGAGTATGCCTTTACCGTCAGAGCCAAATGCCGACGGCCCGATTCACCGCCTGTCATGGTTTTGACGATAGACGGTTTAACTGCCGGCATGCAGGTTGTTCCCTCGCTCTCCTGGGACAGTTTCCGGTTTGCTGCCTGGGTGGAAGAGGGGGAACACGAGGTTTCTTTGAGCCTGGTGAATGCAGAGAATCCATATGGGGAAAAATATCTGTATGTGGACTGGCTCAGGATCGGAAATACACCTTAA
- a CDS encoding O-antigen ligase family protein, with translation MSDRIIKYGLIFLIIYCPLAFGSVHIFSFTLMEIVVLGLCLCWLMQQLFQRRVMRSESRGGVVCGGGRELAVRKSPLNYFILSFIGLIVIQCLPWPASWVKMVSPGTYGLYRQAWGKVPAFITLSIYPYGSKIGLFQVLAYAGAFFLIINWADTKERIKALAGSFVLIGSIEAIYGLLMYLGKYHRIFWYEKIWYRDSVTGTYINRNHLAGLLEMAIPIAFGLLVAISGGGGERENQRRGKGGGPGGIRGFLLSLNIDDHEQARKVLLIFLMSIMTLALMLSGSRGGILSLAAAFIVMSTLLFFRRRGRKYALAGLAIVLIALGYGLITGLNTTIKRFGQINDDAQTRLRYASTSLDIVRDFPLLGTGWGTFGEAYRRYQGPKDSYLVIDHAHHDWVELGAEMGCIGLGMVILSLLFCLGHFLSLWKNRKNSVSLGIGLGGIGAILSLALHSFTDFNLHIPANALLFGMAAGITLSALTCNRHSRREESTAPQDQQRIQRKSDKMSLHLPGWLRWPLAVLGTAGFSLAAVLVWKPYQAEKVLPTLPDSTLGKSKEPALEEVCTAISREPGNAEYFYRLALLLEQSEQQGGQQQHERQQDEYDRALVDRVFAQLKDDAAKRGETGDDPIFLALRKAILLNPANPHYHLNMAWQKVRPEKLIDADQRTLSSLLAEAEEGFGRAVYFMPQSAQINLSVGSYWLWKSKVVEEETAYLHAFDQFVRCFRTAYRINPDYRTQIQQMVRQYYPVDDILARIFST, from the coding sequence TTGTCGGATAGAATAATAAAATACGGCTTGATATTCCTGATTATTTACTGCCCGCTGGCCTTTGGGTCGGTGCACATTTTTTCTTTTACCCTGATGGAGATCGTGGTCCTTGGGCTCTGTCTGTGCTGGCTGATGCAGCAGCTCTTTCAGCGCAGGGTGATGAGGTCTGAATCCAGGGGAGGGGTGGTGTGCGGGGGCGGGAGAGAGCTTGCGGTACGCAAAAGTCCATTGAATTATTTTATTCTGTCATTCATCGGCCTGATCGTTATTCAATGCCTGCCCTGGCCTGCCTCGTGGGTGAAGATGGTTTCTCCGGGAACATACGGGCTTTACCGCCAGGCATGGGGGAAAGTGCCTGCTTTCATAACCCTGTCTATCTATCCTTACGGCTCGAAGATCGGTCTTTTTCAGGTCCTGGCCTATGCGGGAGCTTTTTTCCTGATCATCAACTGGGCGGACACAAAGGAGCGGATCAAGGCCCTGGCAGGCTCTTTTGTGCTGATCGGCTCCATCGAGGCAATCTATGGGCTCTTGATGTACCTGGGAAAGTATCATCGGATTTTCTGGTATGAAAAGATCTGGTACCGCGACAGTGTCACCGGCACCTATATTAACCGCAATCACCTGGCAGGGTTACTGGAAATGGCCATACCGATTGCCTTTGGGCTTCTTGTGGCCATCTCCGGCGGCGGGGGAGAGCGGGAGAATCAAAGAAGGGGAAAAGGCGGCGGGCCGGGCGGGATCAGGGGCTTTCTGCTGTCTTTGAATATCGACGATCATGAGCAGGCCAGAAAAGTGCTGCTGATCTTTCTCATGTCCATCATGACCCTGGCCCTTATGCTTTCCGGGTCCCGTGGCGGCATCCTTTCACTGGCAGCGGCCTTTATCGTTATGAGCACCCTCCTGTTTTTCCGGCGCAGGGGAAGGAAATATGCGCTGGCAGGACTGGCCATCGTGCTCATCGCTCTGGGATACGGGCTGATAACCGGCCTGAATACGACCATCAAACGGTTCGGGCAGATAAACGACGATGCTCAAACGAGGCTCCGCTATGCCAGTACATCTCTGGATATTGTGAGGGATTTTCCTCTGCTTGGTACCGGCTGGGGGACCTTTGGAGAAGCCTACCGGAGATATCAGGGGCCAAAGGACAGTTATCTGGTGATCGACCACGCACACCATGACTGGGTGGAATTGGGTGCCGAGATGGGCTGTATAGGACTTGGGATGGTGATTCTTTCCCTCCTGTTCTGCCTGGGACATTTTCTCTCTCTCTGGAAAAACAGGAAAAACAGTGTCAGCCTCGGAATCGGCCTTGGCGGTATCGGGGCCATCCTTTCCCTGGCCCTCCACAGTTTTACCGATTTTAACCTGCACATCCCGGCCAATGCCCTGCTCTTTGGCATGGCAGCGGGAATCACGCTGAGTGCGCTCACCTGCAACCGCCACTCCAGGAGAGAGGAAAGCACGGCCCCGCAAGATCAGCAGCGGATACAGAGGAAATCGGATAAGATGAGCCTGCATCTTCCCGGCTGGCTTCGCTGGCCGCTTGCCGTGCTCGGCACAGCGGGTTTTAGTCTGGCGGCAGTACTGGTGTGGAAGCCCTATCAGGCTGAAAAGGTTTTGCCTACTCTGCCCGACAGTACCCTGGGAAAAAGCAAAGAACCTGCTCTGGAGGAAGTTTGTACAGCGATTTCCCGGGAACCCGGCAATGCAGAGTACTTCTACCGGCTGGCTTTACTTTTGGAACAGAGCGAGCAACAGGGGGGCCAGCAGCAGCATGAGCGGCAGCAGGATGAATATGATCGGGCACTGGTTGACAGGGTGTTTGCTCAGTTGAAGGATGATGCGGCAAAACGCGGGGAAACAGGGGATGACCCCATATTTCTGGCCTTACGGAAAGCCATCTTGTTGAATCCGGCAAACCCTCACTACCATTTAAATATGGCCTGGCAGAAAGTCAGGCCCGAAAAGCTGATCGATGCGGACCAGCGTACCTTATCGTCCTTACTCGCTGAGGCCGAAGAGGGGTTTGGCCGGGCGGTGTATTTTATGCCGCAGTCGGCACAAATCAATCTTTCCGTAGGAAGCTACTGGCTCTGGAAGTCAAAAGTGGTGGAGGAGGAGACAGCCTATCTCCATGCTTTTGACCAGTTTGTCCGCTGCTTCCGGACAGCCTACAGGATCAACCCCGATTACAGGACGCAGATTCAGCAGATGGTCCGGCAATACTATCCGGTCGATGATATTCTGGCCAGAATTTTTTCGACGTGA